One window of Burkholderia cepacia GG4 genomic DNA carries:
- a CDS encoding S53 family peptidase, giving the protein MKRNAWFSLPLPSPRRLACACAWPLMVAAGAAHATTDWVDTHTKAFLTGPQLMARSAAPSLELAAGETADVVVSLKLRNAAQLKQLAHDVNRPGNAHYRQYLTHEQFLASYAPTDAQVKSVVDYLRKNGFVNIEVAPNRLLVSARGTAGTVKSAFNTSLVHFQYAGRPGFANASTAQVPRALGDVVGSVLGLQNVARARPMLRIGNVAKAQALAAGTATGHYPKEFPGLYNATGVPTAAGVSVGIITIGGVSQTLQDLKQFTSSNGYGTVSTQTVKTNGTGTTGSYSDDQDGQGEWDLDSQSIVGSAGGQVGKLVFYMADLNAAGNTGLTLAFNRAVSDNTAKVINVSLGWCETDANADGTIDAEEQIFTTAAAQGQTFSVSSGDEGVYECNNRGYPDGANYTVSWPAASPHVLAIGGTTLYTTSAGAFSNETVWNEGLDANGKLWATGGGVSTVLPAPAWQSGSNRQLPDVSFDAAQSTGAYIYNYGQLQQIGGTSLAAPIFTGFWARLLAANGTTLGFPAGKFYADIPSNPSLVRYDVVSGNNGYQGYGYNAGTGRDLTTGFGSLNIANLNKLIQTGGF; this is encoded by the coding sequence ATGAAAAGGAACGCCTGGTTTTCCCTTCCCCTTCCGTCGCCCCGCCGCCTCGCGTGCGCGTGCGCGTGGCCGCTCATGGTCGCCGCCGGCGCGGCGCATGCGACGACGGACTGGGTCGACACCCACACGAAGGCCTTTCTGACCGGCCCGCAGTTGATGGCGCGCAGCGCGGCGCCGTCGCTCGAACTCGCGGCCGGCGAAACGGCCGACGTCGTCGTCAGCCTGAAGCTGCGCAACGCCGCGCAGCTCAAGCAGCTCGCGCACGACGTGAACCGGCCCGGCAATGCGCATTACCGCCAGTACCTCACGCACGAGCAGTTCCTCGCCAGCTACGCGCCGACCGACGCGCAGGTGAAGTCGGTCGTCGACTATCTGCGCAAGAACGGCTTCGTGAACATCGAAGTCGCGCCGAACCGGCTGCTGGTATCCGCGCGCGGCACGGCCGGCACGGTGAAGAGCGCGTTCAACACGTCGCTCGTGCACTTCCAGTACGCAGGCCGCCCGGGCTTCGCGAACGCCTCCACCGCGCAGGTGCCGCGCGCGCTCGGTGACGTCGTCGGCTCGGTGCTCGGGCTGCAGAACGTCGCGCGCGCACGGCCGATGCTGCGCATCGGCAACGTCGCGAAGGCGCAGGCACTCGCGGCCGGCACGGCCACCGGCCACTATCCGAAGGAATTCCCGGGCCTCTACAACGCGACCGGCGTGCCGACCGCGGCCGGCGTGAGCGTCGGCATCATCACGATCGGCGGCGTGTCGCAGACGCTGCAGGACCTGAAGCAGTTCACGTCGAGCAACGGCTACGGCACGGTCTCGACGCAGACCGTCAAGACCAACGGCACCGGCACGACCGGCAGCTACAGCGACGACCAGGACGGCCAGGGCGAATGGGACCTCGACAGCCAGTCGATCGTCGGCTCGGCCGGCGGCCAGGTCGGCAAGCTCGTGTTCTACATGGCGGACCTCAACGCCGCCGGCAACACGGGCCTCACACTGGCGTTCAACCGCGCGGTGTCGGACAACACCGCGAAGGTGATCAACGTGTCGCTCGGCTGGTGCGAGACCGACGCGAACGCAGACGGCACGATCGACGCCGAGGAGCAGATCTTCACGACGGCCGCCGCGCAAGGCCAGACGTTCTCGGTGTCGTCCGGCGACGAAGGCGTATACGAGTGCAACAACCGCGGCTATCCGGACGGCGCGAACTACACGGTGTCGTGGCCGGCCGCGTCGCCGCACGTGCTCGCGATCGGCGGCACGACGCTGTACACCACGTCGGCGGGCGCGTTCTCGAACGAGACGGTATGGAACGAAGGCCTCGACGCCAACGGCAAGCTGTGGGCGACGGGCGGCGGCGTCAGCACGGTCCTGCCGGCGCCGGCGTGGCAATCGGGCAGCAATCGTCAGTTGCCCGATGTGTCGTTCGACGCCGCGCAAAGCACGGGCGCGTACATCTACAACTACGGCCAGTTGCAGCAGATCGGCGGCACGAGCCTCGCTGCACCGATCTTCACCGGCTTCTGGGCGCGCCTGCTCGCGGCGAACGGCACGACCCTCGGCTTCCCGGCCGGCAAGTTCTATGCGGATATCCCGTCAAACCCGTCACTCGTGCGCTATGACGTCGTGTCGGGGAACAACGGCTATCAAGGGTATGGCTACAACGCGGGCACCGGCCGGGATCTGACGACGGGCTTCGGCAGCCTGAACATCGCGAACCTCAACAAGCTGATCCAGACCGGCGGCTTCTGA
- a CDS encoding MFS transporter, which produces MSEFASPAGAREPAVNWRAMSAVLLAVALATLDTAIANTALPAIATDLHASPAASVWIINAYQLAMVATLLPFASLGDIVGHKRVYVSGLAVFTLASLGCSLAATLPQLTAARIVQGFGASAIMSVNVALIRNLFPAHRLGRGVGFNALVVGVSFAIGPTIASLILSVAAWPWLFAVNVPLGVIALAVAIPSLPQTARGKHAFDPLAALFNVITFASLIFALGEFAQRGPLSIVLAAAAVALAFGWLLIRRQAGHPAPMLPVDLFRRPVFTLSALTAVCAFAAQGLAFVSLPFYFETVLHRSAVETGFLMTPWSAIVALAAPIAGRLSDRYPPGLLGAIGLALLSAGMVSLAALPTAPNVVDIGWRMMLCGAGFGFFQSPNLKALMSSAPPERSGGASGIIATARLIGQATGAALVALSFGIAGRHGPTLALMLGAGFAGAASVASGLRLFAPSHRAGAPAVAAPVKERATE; this is translated from the coding sequence TTGTCCGAATTCGCTTCCCCCGCCGGCGCCCGGGAGCCGGCCGTCAACTGGCGCGCGATGTCCGCCGTGCTGCTGGCCGTCGCGCTCGCGACGCTCGACACCGCGATCGCGAACACGGCGCTGCCCGCGATCGCCACCGACCTGCACGCGTCGCCGGCCGCGTCGGTGTGGATCATCAACGCATACCAGCTCGCGATGGTCGCCACGCTGCTGCCGTTCGCGTCGCTTGGCGACATCGTCGGCCACAAGCGCGTGTATGTCTCGGGCCTCGCGGTGTTTACGCTCGCCTCGCTGGGCTGTTCGCTCGCCGCGACGCTGCCGCAGCTGACGGCGGCGCGGATCGTGCAGGGCTTCGGCGCGAGCGCGATCATGAGCGTGAACGTCGCGCTGATCCGCAACCTGTTTCCCGCGCACCGGCTCGGGCGCGGCGTCGGCTTCAACGCGCTCGTCGTCGGTGTGTCGTTCGCGATCGGGCCGACGATCGCATCGCTGATCCTGTCCGTTGCTGCCTGGCCCTGGCTGTTCGCGGTGAACGTGCCGCTCGGCGTGATCGCGCTCGCGGTGGCGATTCCGTCGCTGCCGCAGACGGCGCGCGGCAAGCATGCGTTCGATCCGCTTGCCGCGCTGTTCAACGTGATCACGTTCGCGTCGCTGATCTTCGCGCTCGGTGAATTCGCGCAGCGCGGGCCGCTGTCCATCGTGCTCGCGGCCGCCGCCGTCGCGCTCGCGTTCGGTTGGCTGCTGATCCGCCGCCAGGCCGGACACCCGGCGCCGATGTTGCCGGTCGACCTGTTCCGCCGGCCCGTGTTTACGCTGTCCGCGCTGACGGCCGTGTGCGCGTTCGCCGCACAGGGCCTGGCGTTCGTGTCGCTGCCGTTCTACTTCGAGACCGTCCTGCATCGCAGCGCGGTCGAGACGGGGTTCCTGATGACGCCGTGGTCGGCGATCGTCGCGCTGGCCGCGCCGATCGCGGGCCGGCTGTCCGATCGTTATCCGCCCGGGTTGCTCGGCGCGATCGGGCTCGCGTTGCTGAGCGCGGGGATGGTGTCGCTCGCGGCATTGCCGACGGCGCCGAACGTAGTCGACATCGGCTGGCGGATGATGCTGTGCGGCGCGGGCTTCGGTTTCTTCCAGTCGCCGAACCTGAAGGCGCTGATGTCGAGCGCGCCGCCCGAACGCAGCGGCGGCGCAAGCGGGATCATCGCGACCGCGCGGCTGATCGGGCAGGCGACCGGCGCGGCGCTCGTCGCGCTGTCGTTCGGGATCGCGGGGCGTCACGGCCCGACGCTCGCGCTGATGCTCGGCGCCGGCTTTGCCGGTGCCGCGAGCGTGGCGAGCGGGCTGCGACTCTTCGCGCCATCGCATCGGGCTGGGGCGCCGGCCGTGGCGGCGCCGGTGAAGGAGCGCGCGACGGAGTAG
- a CDS encoding ABC transporter permease: MKLARPLFAPHMSFVERAWYVALRVLVVLTLLYLILPVLAIVPLSFSSSTFLVYPIPGFSTRWYENLIASDEWRMAAKNSFIVAPSATIVATVLGTLAAIGLTKADFRGKGLLMAVLLSPMIVPVVVVGVGMYLFFAPLGLANTYTGLIAAHAALGVPFVVTTVAATLQGFNQNLVRASLSLGANPVTTFFRVTLPVIAPGVMSGALFAFATSFDEVVVTLFLAGADQTTLPRQMFTGIRENISPTIAALATILIIFSTSLLLALEWLRGRNARRAVS; encoded by the coding sequence ATGAAACTCGCCAGGCCGCTGTTCGCGCCGCACATGTCGTTCGTCGAGCGCGCGTGGTATGTCGCGCTGCGCGTGCTCGTCGTGCTGACGCTGCTGTACCTGATCCTGCCGGTGCTCGCGATCGTGCCGCTGTCGTTTTCGTCGAGCACGTTCCTCGTCTATCCGATCCCGGGTTTCTCGACGCGCTGGTACGAGAACCTGATCGCGTCGGACGAGTGGCGGATGGCCGCGAAGAACAGCTTCATCGTCGCGCCGTCGGCGACCATCGTCGCGACCGTGCTCGGCACGCTCGCCGCGATCGGCCTCACGAAGGCGGACTTTCGCGGCAAGGGGCTCCTGATGGCGGTGCTGTTGTCGCCGATGATCGTGCCGGTCGTCGTGGTCGGCGTCGGCATGTACCTGTTCTTCGCGCCGCTCGGGCTCGCGAATACCTACACGGGGCTGATCGCCGCGCACGCGGCGCTCGGCGTGCCGTTCGTCGTGACGACGGTGGCCGCGACGCTGCAGGGCTTCAACCAGAACCTGGTGCGCGCGAGCCTGTCGCTCGGCGCGAATCCCGTCACGACGTTCTTCCGCGTGACGCTGCCGGTGATCGCGCCGGGCGTGATGTCGGGCGCGCTGTTCGCGTTCGCGACGTCGTTCGACGAGGTCGTCGTCACGCTGTTCCTCGCGGGCGCCGACCAGACGACGCTGCCGCGCCAGATGTTCACGGGTATCCGCGAGAACATCAGCCCGACGATCGCCGCGCTCGCGACGATCCTGATCATTTTCTCGACGAGCCTGCTGCTCGCGCTCGAATGGCTGCGCGGCCGCAACGCGCGGCGCGCAGTGTCGTGA
- a CDS encoding ABC transporter permease has translation MTIAPSSPSTAALKRELKAAEARKRTMALLLIAPLAIFLLLIFVVPIGTLLTRAVQNPEIATALPNTIAALSGWDRKAPPADAAYVALAADMTKVADSEAMGALARRLNTEIPGYRSLVAKTARAMPLKGDNDAVLTPAQTREKIIDLDSRWGDAAYWQAIAKNGSQLSPFYLLAALDHKQDGFGQIVQADPDQSIYLAIFGRTFVIGVAVTLFALLLGYPLAYWISTLSERRANLVMILVLIPFWTSVLVRVAAWIVLLQSEGLINTALIGSGLISHPLTLLFNRVGVYISMTHILLPFMILPLYSVMKSIPPTYQRAAVSLGSHPFAAFWRVYVPQTYPGVGAGALLVFILAIGYYITPALLGGPNDQMVSYYVAYFTNVTINWGMACALGGLLLAATLVLYAVYGRFTRTNVSLG, from the coding sequence ATGACGATCGCTCCTTCCTCGCCGTCGACAGCCGCGCTCAAGCGCGAGCTGAAGGCCGCCGAGGCCCGCAAGCGCACGATGGCGCTGCTGTTGATCGCGCCGCTCGCGATCTTCCTGCTGCTCATCTTCGTCGTGCCGATCGGCACGCTGCTCACGCGCGCGGTGCAGAACCCCGAGATCGCGACCGCGTTGCCGAACACGATCGCCGCGCTGTCGGGCTGGGACCGCAAGGCACCGCCAGCCGATGCCGCCTATGTCGCGCTCGCGGCCGACATGACGAAGGTGGCCGACAGCGAGGCGATGGGTGCGCTGGCACGGCGCCTGAACACCGAGATTCCCGGCTATCGCTCGCTCGTCGCGAAGACGGCGCGCGCGATGCCGCTGAAGGGCGACAACGACGCGGTGCTGACGCCCGCGCAGACGCGCGAGAAAATCATCGACCTCGATTCGCGTTGGGGCGACGCCGCGTACTGGCAGGCGATCGCGAAGAACGGCAGCCAGCTGTCGCCGTTCTACCTGCTCGCTGCGCTCGACCACAAGCAGGACGGTTTTGGCCAGATCGTGCAGGCCGATCCCGACCAGTCGATCTATCTAGCGATCTTCGGCCGCACGTTCGTGATCGGCGTCGCGGTCACGCTGTTCGCGCTGCTGCTCGGCTATCCGCTCGCGTACTGGATTTCGACGCTGTCGGAGCGCCGCGCGAACCTCGTGATGATCCTCGTGCTGATTCCGTTCTGGACCTCGGTACTGGTGCGCGTCGCCGCGTGGATCGTGCTGCTGCAGAGCGAAGGGCTCATCAACACGGCGCTGATCGGCAGCGGGCTGATCTCGCATCCGCTGACGCTGCTGTTCAACCGCGTCGGCGTGTACATCTCGATGACGCACATCCTGCTGCCGTTCATGATCCTGCCGCTCTACAGCGTGATGAAGTCGATCCCGCCGACCTACCAGCGCGCGGCCGTGTCGCTCGGCAGCCATCCGTTCGCCGCGTTCTGGCGCGTGTACGTGCCGCAGACCTATCCGGGCGTCGGTGCGGGGGCGCTGCTCGTGTTCATCCTCGCGATCGGCTACTACATCACGCCTGCGCTGCTCGGCGGCCCGAACGACCAGATGGTCAGCTACTACGTCGCGTACTTCACGAACGTGACGATCAACTGGGGCATGGCGTGCGCGCTCGGCGGGCTGCTGCTCGCGGCGACGCTGGTGCTGTATGCGGTGTACGGGCGCTTCACGCGCACGAACGTGAGCCTCGGCTGA
- a CDS encoding ABC transporter substrate-binding protein, translating into MNGASSTARRTALALALAVVGASATAAELTVVNFGGANGDAQKAAFNQPFEKATGNKVTAVEYNGEQAKVKAMVEAKHVNWDVVEVESGDLNRGCDEGLYEKLDWSKIAKKSDLIPESPQVCGVGFFVWSTALSYNADKLKTAPTGWADFWDVKKFPGKRGMRKGARYNLEFALMADGVATKDVYKVLGTKAGQDRAFKKLDELKPYIQWWEAGAQPPQFLVAGDVVMSTAYNGRIDAAQKEGKNLKVVWNGSIYDLDYWAIPKGSPNKALAEQYIAYTLTPKPQQGYAQHIAYGPANVAAIKSLDAKTLANLPNSPANGKNAVLEDIGFWTDHSDELEQRFAAWATK; encoded by the coding sequence ATGAACGGAGCAAGCTCTACCGCGCGTCGCACCGCGCTCGCACTGGCGCTCGCCGTCGTCGGCGCATCGGCCACGGCGGCCGAACTCACGGTCGTCAACTTCGGCGGCGCGAACGGCGACGCGCAGAAGGCCGCATTCAACCAGCCGTTCGAGAAGGCGACCGGCAACAAGGTCACGGCCGTCGAGTACAACGGCGAGCAGGCGAAAGTGAAGGCGATGGTCGAGGCGAAGCACGTCAACTGGGACGTGGTGGAAGTCGAATCGGGCGACCTGAACCGCGGTTGCGACGAAGGGCTGTACGAGAAGCTCGACTGGTCGAAGATCGCGAAGAAGTCCGACCTGATTCCGGAATCGCCGCAGGTGTGCGGCGTCGGCTTCTTCGTGTGGTCGACCGCGCTGTCGTACAACGCGGACAAGCTGAAGACCGCGCCGACCGGCTGGGCCGATTTCTGGGACGTGAAGAAATTCCCCGGCAAGCGCGGGATGCGCAAGGGCGCGCGCTACAACCTCGAGTTCGCGCTGATGGCCGACGGCGTCGCGACCAAGGACGTGTACAAGGTGCTCGGCACGAAGGCCGGCCAGGACCGCGCGTTCAAGAAGCTCGACGAGCTGAAGCCGTACATCCAGTGGTGGGAAGCGGGCGCGCAGCCGCCGCAGTTCCTGGTGGCCGGCGACGTCGTGATGTCGACCGCGTACAACGGCCGCATCGACGCCGCGCAGAAGGAAGGCAAGAACCTGAAGGTCGTGTGGAACGGCAGCATCTACGACCTCGACTACTGGGCGATTCCGAAGGGCTCGCCGAACAAGGCGCTCGCCGAGCAGTACATCGCGTACACGCTGACGCCGAAGCCGCAGCAGGGCTATGCGCAGCACATCGCGTACGGTCCCGCGAACGTCGCGGCGATCAAGTCGCTCGACGCGAAGACGCTCGCGAACCTGCCGAACTCGCCGGCCAACGGCAAGAACGCGGTACTGGAGGACATCGGCTTCTGGACCGACCACAGCGACGAGCTCGAGCAGCGCTTCGCCGCGTGGGCGACGAAGTAA
- a CDS encoding ABC transporter ATP-binding protein — protein sequence MKSDDVIVSFRGVRKTYDGETLVVKSLDLDIHRGEFLTLLGPSGSGKTTCLMMLAGFEFPTGGEIRLDGELLNTVPPHKRNIGMVFQNYALFPHLTVEQNVAYPLTVRKLSVAERTERVAHALKMVQMERFAKRYPAQLSGGQQQRIALARALVFEPKLVLMDEPLGALDKQLREHMQYELKALHEKLGVTFVYVTHDQGEALTMSDRVAVFDKGIVQQLDTVDRLYESPCNEFVANFIGDSNRLRGTIARVDGEFCEFRLDDGTQLVGRRIGDAAEGAPAVACIRPERMSLANGHANGTANRVTGEARSLIYFGDHVRMRCALPGQDECFVKVPLGTGALDAFSPGAPVSLAFAPEHLRVFT from the coding sequence ATGAAGTCCGATGATGTGATCGTCAGCTTTCGCGGCGTGCGGAAGACCTACGACGGCGAGACGCTGGTCGTCAAATCGCTCGACCTCGACATCCACCGAGGGGAATTCCTGACGCTGCTCGGGCCGTCGGGCTCGGGCAAGACCACCTGCCTGATGATGCTGGCGGGTTTCGAATTCCCGACGGGCGGCGAGATCCGCCTCGACGGCGAGTTGCTGAACACCGTGCCGCCGCACAAGCGCAACATCGGCATGGTGTTCCAGAACTACGCGCTGTTTCCGCACCTGACGGTCGAGCAGAACGTCGCGTATCCGCTGACGGTGCGCAAGCTGTCGGTGGCCGAGCGCACGGAGCGCGTCGCGCACGCGCTGAAGATGGTGCAGATGGAACGCTTCGCGAAGCGCTATCCGGCGCAGTTGTCGGGCGGCCAGCAGCAGCGCATCGCGCTCGCGCGCGCACTCGTGTTCGAGCCGAAGCTGGTGCTGATGGACGAGCCGCTCGGCGCGCTCGACAAGCAGTTGCGCGAGCACATGCAGTACGAACTGAAGGCGCTGCACGAGAAGCTCGGCGTGACCTTCGTCTATGTGACGCACGACCAGGGCGAGGCGTTGACGATGTCCGATCGCGTCGCCGTGTTCGACAAGGGCATCGTGCAGCAGCTCGATACCGTCGACCGCCTGTACGAATCGCCGTGCAACGAATTCGTCGCGAACTTCATTGGCGACAGCAACCGGCTGCGCGGCACCATCGCGCGCGTCGACGGCGAATTCTGCGAATTCCGGCTCGACGACGGCACGCAGCTCGTCGGCCGCCGCATCGGCGACGCGGCCGAAGGCGCGCCAGCCGTCGCCTGCATCCGCCCCGAACGCATGAGCCTCGCGAACGGGCATGCAAACGGCACCGCGAACCGCGTGACCGGCGAGGCGCGCAGCCTCATCTATTTCGGCGATCACGTGCGCATGCGCTGCGCGCTGCCGGGCCAGGATGAATGCTTCGTGAAGGTGCCGCTCGGCACGGGCGCGCTCGACGCGTTCTCGCCCGGCGCGCCGGTATCGCTCGCATTCGCGCCCGAGCACCTGCGCGTGTTCACCTGA
- a CDS encoding PLP-dependent aminotransferase family protein, with product MDTVILADWLSARLDRSSSEPMYRQLLQQMQQAILTGELGPGTKLPSSRTLAADLSIARNTVLHVYDQLTAEGYVLTTTGSGTYVADTRPDAAAIHAPGAAAVPSSGAGATPLPDAQGGLSMRGRQLIEHAGVSRRQWGAFMPGVPDVSEFPSRTWSRLQARLWKEANPELLTYAPGGGYRPLRRALADYLRVARSVKCTPDQVIITTGIHQSIDLAVRLLSDIGDRAWVEEPCYWGVRSVLQATGLTLAPVPVDQEGLDPRASDMQHPPRLVLVTPSHQYPLGMVMSLARRRMLLEYARQHRCWIIEDDYDSEFRYGSRPLASLQGLDDGGRVIYVGSLGKMLFPGLRMGYMVVPEHLVDTFRTGLSELYREGQLMQQAVLAEFIMDGHLTSHVRRMRTLYGERRQLLIDAIRARFGDALPVMGDEAGLHLVLGLPDTCDDRAVTQSAFDAGVIVRPLTSYYSSLDTARQGLLLGYACVAHEGIGPAFDTLADTIEQHLPHDITRAA from the coding sequence TTGGATACCGTGATCCTCGCCGACTGGCTCTCCGCCCGTCTCGACCGCAGCTCGTCCGAGCCGATGTACCGGCAACTGCTGCAACAGATGCAGCAAGCCATCCTCACCGGGGAATTGGGGCCAGGCACAAAACTGCCGAGTTCGCGCACGCTCGCGGCCGACCTGTCGATTGCACGCAATACCGTGCTGCACGTGTACGACCAGCTGACGGCCGAAGGCTACGTGCTGACGACGACCGGCAGCGGCACCTACGTGGCCGATACGCGACCGGACGCCGCCGCGATCCACGCGCCGGGCGCGGCGGCGGTGCCGTCGTCCGGCGCCGGTGCGACGCCGCTGCCGGACGCGCAAGGCGGCCTGTCGATGCGCGGCCGGCAGTTGATCGAGCACGCGGGCGTGTCGCGACGCCAGTGGGGTGCGTTCATGCCGGGCGTGCCGGACGTGTCGGAATTCCCGAGCCGCACATGGAGCCGCCTGCAGGCGCGCTTGTGGAAGGAAGCGAATCCCGAACTGCTGACCTACGCGCCGGGCGGCGGCTACCGGCCGCTGCGCCGTGCGCTCGCCGACTACCTGCGCGTCGCGCGCTCGGTCAAATGCACGCCGGACCAGGTGATCATCACGACCGGTATCCACCAGTCGATCGACCTCGCGGTGCGGCTGCTGTCCGACATCGGCGATCGCGCGTGGGTCGAGGAGCCGTGCTACTGGGGCGTGCGCAGCGTGCTGCAGGCAACCGGCCTCACGCTCGCGCCGGTGCCGGTCGACCAGGAAGGGCTCGATCCGCGCGCGAGCGACATGCAGCATCCGCCGCGGCTCGTGCTCGTCACGCCATCGCATCAGTATCCGCTCGGGATGGTGATGAGCCTCGCGCGCCGCCGGATGCTGCTCGAGTACGCGCGTCAGCACCGCTGCTGGATCATCGAGGACGACTACGACAGCGAGTTCCGCTACGGCAGCCGCCCGCTCGCGTCGCTGCAGGGGCTCGACGACGGCGGCCGCGTGATCTACGTCGGCAGCCTCGGCAAGATGCTGTTCCCGGGCCTGCGGATGGGCTACATGGTCGTGCCCGAGCATCTGGTCGACACGTTCCGCACCGGGTTGTCGGAGCTGTACCGCGAGGGCCAGCTGATGCAGCAGGCCGTACTCGCCGAATTCATCATGGACGGACACCTGACTTCGCACGTCAGGCGGATGCGCACGCTGTACGGCGAGCGCCGGCAATTGCTGATCGATGCGATCCGTGCGCGCTTCGGCGATGCGCTGCCCGTGATGGGTGACGAGGCCGGCCTGCATCTGGTGCTCGGGCTGCCCGACACGTGCGACGATCGCGCGGTCACGCAGAGCGCGTTCGATGCGGGCGTGATCGTCCGTCCGCTTACCAGCTACTACAGCAGCCTCGACACCGCGCGGCAGGGCCTGCTGCTCGGCTATGCATGCGTCGCGCACGAAGGCATCGGCCCCGCGTTCGACACGCTTGCCGATACCATCGAGCAGCATCTGCCGCACGACATCACACGCGCCGCATAG
- a CDS encoding lipase secretion chaperone: protein MTAREGRAPLARRAAVYGVVGLAAIAGVAMWSGAGWHRGSGAAGDATDVAAAGGVPAAAPQAAVPASAGLPPSLAGSSAPRLPLDAGGHLAKSRAVRDFFDYCLTAQSDLSAAALDAFVVREIAAQLDGTAAQAEALDVWHRYRAYLDALAKLRDAGAVDKSDLGALQLALDQRASIAYRTLGDWSQPFFGAEQWRQRYDLARLKITQDRSLTDAQKAERLAALEQQMPADERAAQQRIDRQRAAIDQIAQLQKSGATPDAMRAQLTQTLGPDAAARVAQMQQDDASWQSRYADYAAQRAQIESAGLSPQDRDTQIAALRQRVFTKPGEAVRAASLDRAAGSAQ from the coding sequence ATGACGGCTCGTGAAGGGCGCGCGCCGCTGGCGCGGCGCGCAGCGGTCTACGGTGTCGTGGGGCTGGCGGCGATCGCCGGCGTCGCGATGTGGAGCGGGGCGGGATGGCATCGCGGGTCGGGTGCCGCCGGTGACGCAACGGACGTGGCAGCGGCGGGCGGCGTGCCGGCCGCGGCACCGCAGGCCGCCGTGCCGGCGAGTGCGGGCCTGCCGCCGTCGCTGGCCGGTTCCAGCGCGCCGCGGCTGCCGCTCGATGCCGGTGGCCATCTCGCGAAGTCGCGCGCGGTACGCGATTTCTTCGACTATTGCCTGACCGCTCAGAGCGACCTGAGCGCGGCCGCGCTCGATGCGTTCGTCGTGCGCGAGATCGCCGCGCAGCTCGACGGTACGGCTGCGCAGGCCGAGGCGCTCGACGTGTGGCACCGCTATCGCGCGTATCTCGACGCACTCGCGAAACTGCGCGATGCCGGCGCGGTCGACAAGTCCGACCTGGGCGCGTTGCAGCTCGCACTCGATCAGCGCGCGTCCATCGCGTACCGCACGCTCGGCGACTGGAGCCAGCCGTTCTTCGGTGCGGAGCAGTGGCGGCAGCGCTACGACCTCGCACGGCTGAAGATCACTCAGGATCGCTCATTGACCGATGCACAGAAGGCCGAGCGGCTCGCGGCGCTGGAGCAGCAGATGCCGGCCGACGAACGGGCGGCGCAGCAGCGGATCGACCGGCAGCGTGCCGCGATCGACCAGATCGCGCAATTGCAGAAGAGCGGGGCGACACCCGATGCGATGCGCGCGCAGCTGACGCAGACGCTCGGCCCCGACGCTGCGGCGCGCGTCGCGCAGATGCAGCAGGATGACGCATCGTGGCAGAGCCGCTATGCGGACTACGCGGCACAGCGTGCGCAGATCGAATCGGCCGGGTTGTCGCCGCAGGACCGCGATACGCAGATCGCCGCACTGCGGCAACGCGTGTTCACGAAGCCCGGCGAAGCCGTGCGCGCGGCATCGCTCGATCGCGCGGCCGGCAGCGCGCAATGA